CTAAGCGGATTTTGCTGGTAAGCATAAAGGGTTTGTACTACTTTTTCTCGTATTTGTCTTCTTCCTAACATTTCAAAGGTCTTTTTCGGTGGCAAAGATACGGATAAATGCCCAACCAACGAAAACTTGAAATCAAAAAAAGCACCACCTTAGTCAGATGATGCTTCTTTATTTTTAATTCTAAAAAGGATTATTTATTGTAGTTTTCTTCTACTTTATCCCAGTTAATCACTTCAAAGAAAGCCGTTACATAGTCTGGTCTTCTGTTTTGGTAATTAAGGTAATAAGCGTGTTCCCACACATCTAATCCCAAGATAGGTGTACCACCACAGCCTACATTTGGCATCAATGGGTTATCTTGATTAGCCGAAGAACATACTTCTAAAGACCCATCTGGCATTTTGCAAAGCCACGCCCAACCAGAACCAAATCTTGTTTTTGCCGCTTCCGAAAAATCTGTTTTGAATTTATCAAAACCTCCCATTTTCTCAATCTC
The genomic region above belongs to Riemerella anatipestifer and contains:
- a CDS encoding superoxide dismutase — its product is MSFELPKLGYAYDALEPHIDARTMEIHHTKHHQAYIDNLNKAIAGTELEGKSIEEVCQLGSDKPAVRNNGGGHFNHTLFWEVLTPGGSKEPVGKVKEEIEKMGGFDKFKTDFSEAAKTRFGSGWAWLCKMPDGSLEVCSSANQDNPLMPNVGCGGTPILGLDVWEHAYYLNYQNRRPDYVTAFFEVINWDKVEENYNK